From one Deltaproteobacteria bacterium genomic stretch:
- the gcvT gene encoding glycine cleavage system aminomethyltransferase GcvT, producing MYLDFTGRDVPADVDTAELRRLSDYFAEQLNESGFYATTRKAAPFEIVVDLRPFTPPDAFAISSGDAIAALATVGIKATQDQRTGVPRTTTFLMNPSRYAVACQSAELCVRITRAMAGLFYSARTYAEYKPGAPEAVGGARFEWSAIEKTEQALREIAQLVSGAGSFPEPTSGAIAFAGPEAVFAVGQLVSVTTLDLLPGYARRALLLMPDAQVLDEVIVARLLRGDGEPSFAIWPSPRRAAQIALWLRAVAAGVVEIVPGDPWPRIHGLDECRYVDHAELGAAAAALAEARDVSPFTGSAIDAAKAGADIVMPSKVFFIGQKAIASAIGAPARPEFAPAPRPDGPPRRTVLYDTHVALGAKLVPFAGWEMPVQYPAGIFAEHRATRTKASLFDVSHMSVFDFTGPWAGVFLETLLANRVLNLPVGRAAYQYLLRPNGIAADDTYVYRLERERYMLVVNAANAAADWEWINAAASNRFAIDPVEGAKRMPGPVQIRDLRSAGADSMLDLALQGPGSRDLLIHIADSEEDRRRIAAMKRNHVARARVGGCDVWLAMTGYTGEPVGYEIFVHPDRTVELWKKLCDTGAGPAGLGARDAARLEAGLPLFGHELEGSLSGTLTQAGYGWVARLAKPWFVGRGAYRARLEGGMRRKLVRLAGQGAKSVREGHVILDDDQNVVGTITSFAFLDEEKRFVVLAYVDSEFDDTPGHIVKAARIKDSPLPGEDLTAKLVDLTVQPRFPSRTEQDEWRRIYAKA from the coding sequence ATGTATCTCGACTTCACAGGTCGTGACGTCCCGGCGGACGTGGATACCGCCGAACTGCGTCGCCTGAGCGATTACTTCGCCGAACAGCTCAACGAAAGCGGATTCTACGCGACCACGCGCAAGGCCGCTCCGTTCGAGATCGTCGTCGATCTTCGCCCGTTCACGCCTCCCGACGCGTTCGCTATTTCTTCCGGCGACGCCATCGCCGCGCTGGCCACCGTCGGCATCAAGGCGACGCAGGATCAGCGAACCGGCGTTCCGCGCACAACGACATTTCTGATGAATCCTTCGCGGTACGCCGTGGCGTGCCAGAGCGCGGAACTGTGCGTGCGCATCACGCGCGCCATGGCCGGGCTGTTCTACAGCGCCCGGACTTATGCCGAATACAAACCCGGCGCGCCGGAGGCGGTCGGCGGCGCGCGATTCGAGTGGAGTGCGATCGAAAAGACCGAGCAGGCGTTGCGCGAAATCGCGCAACTCGTGTCGGGTGCGGGGTCGTTTCCCGAGCCCACGTCCGGCGCCATCGCGTTTGCCGGGCCCGAGGCGGTCTTCGCCGTGGGTCAACTCGTTTCCGTGACGACGCTCGACTTGCTGCCGGGTTACGCGCGGCGCGCGCTCCTGCTCATGCCGGACGCCCAGGTGCTCGACGAAGTGATCGTCGCCCGGCTGCTGCGGGGCGACGGGGAGCCGAGCTTCGCGATTTGGCCGAGCCCGCGACGCGCGGCGCAGATCGCGCTCTGGTTGCGCGCGGTCGCTGCCGGTGTTGTGGAGATCGTGCCGGGAGATCCCTGGCCGCGGATCCACGGGCTCGACGAATGCCGGTACGTCGATCACGCCGAGCTGGGCGCGGCGGCGGCGGCGCTCGCCGAGGCGCGCGACGTCTCCCCGTTTACGGGCTCCGCGATCGACGCGGCGAAAGCCGGTGCAGACATTGTGATGCCGTCGAAGGTTTTTTTCATCGGACAAAAAGCCATCGCGTCGGCGATCGGCGCTCCCGCGCGGCCCGAGTTCGCGCCGGCACCGCGACCCGACGGGCCGCCGCGCCGCACAGTACTGTACGACACGCACGTCGCCCTTGGCGCCAAGCTGGTTCCGTTCGCCGGTTGGGAGATGCCGGTGCAGTATCCCGCCGGGATCTTCGCCGAACACCGCGCGACCCGAACCAAGGCGTCGCTCTTCGACGTGTCGCACATGTCGGTCTTCGACTTCACGGGCCCCTGGGCGGGGGTGTTTCTCGAAACCCTGCTCGCCAACCGCGTGCTCAACCTGCCGGTGGGCCGCGCGGCCTATCAGTATCTGTTGCGCCCGAACGGAATCGCCGCGGACGACACGTACGTGTACCGGCTCGAACGCGAGCGCTACATGCTGGTCGTCAACGCGGCCAACGCGGCGGCGGATTGGGAATGGATCAACGCCGCGGCTTCGAACCGTTTCGCGATCGATCCCGTCGAAGGCGCGAAACGCATGCCCGGCCCGGTGCAAATCCGCGACCTGCGCAGCGCCGGCGCCGATTCGATGCTCGACCTCGCGCTCCAGGGACCGGGTTCGCGCGATCTGCTGATCCATATCGCGGATTCGGAAGAGGACCGGCGTCGAATCGCCGCGATGAAACGCAACCACGTCGCGCGCGCCCGGGTCGGCGGATGCGATGTCTGGCTCGCGATGACGGGCTACACGGGCGAACCGGTGGGATACGAGATCTTCGTGCATCCCGATCGCACGGTCGAACTGTGGAAAAAGCTGTGCGACACGGGCGCCGGCCCCGCGGGGCTGGGTGCGCGCGACGCCGCCCGCCTCGAGGCGGGACTGCCGCTCTTCGGCCACGAACTCGAAGGATCGCTCAGCGGCACGCTCACCCAAGCGGGATACGGCTGGGTCGCGCGACTGGCCAAGCCGTGGTTCGTCGGTCGCGGCGCCTATCGCGCGCGGCTCGAGGGCGGCATGCGACGCAAGCTGGTGCGATTGGCGGGGCAAGGGGCCAAGAGCGTGCGCGAAGGTCACGTCATCCTCGATGATGATCAGAATGTCGTCGGCACGATCACCTCGTTTGCGTTCCTCGACGAGGAGAAGCGCTTCGTGGTGCTCGCCTACGTGGACTCCGAGTTCGACGACACGCCCGGCCACATCGTCAAAGCGGCGCGCATCAAGGACTCGCCGCTGCCCGGCGAGGATCTGACGGCGAAGCTCGTCGACCTCACCGTCCAGCCGCGCTTCCCCAGTCGCACGGAACAGGATGAGTGGAGACGCATCTACGCCAAGGCGTAA
- a CDS encoding carbonic anhydrase family protein, whose protein sequence is MRKRRILGTWMLATAVVLAAGWVVAEEKGGHGGGHGGHEWGYEGTLGPEHWGDLKAEFALCETGTAQSPIDVPSGSATAAEAPKLEFHYQPIALRVLNNGHTIQVNAGGGYLSVDGERYDLAQFHFHTPSENFIDGKPFAGEMHLVHKSTSGKLAVVGVMLAPGDENSALERAWRVAPAEEGPERSVNNVYIDPTAMLPSSRAYFHWKGSLTTPPCTEGVEWFLMDKPLEVSASTLGVMEKTMHHNARPTQPLGSRTVLHVGAKN, encoded by the coding sequence ATGAGAAAACGGCGAATCCTGGGGACATGGATGTTGGCGACGGCGGTGGTGCTCGCGGCCGGATGGGTCGTCGCCGAAGAAAAAGGCGGACACGGCGGCGGGCACGGCGGGCACGAGTGGGGCTACGAGGGCACGCTCGGGCCGGAACACTGGGGCGATCTCAAGGCTGAATTCGCCCTGTGCGAAACGGGCACGGCGCAGTCGCCCATCGACGTTCCGTCGGGGAGCGCGACGGCGGCCGAAGCGCCGAAGCTGGAATTCCACTACCAGCCGATTGCGCTGCGCGTGCTCAACAACGGCCATACGATTCAGGTGAACGCGGGTGGCGGCTACCTGTCGGTGGACGGCGAACGCTACGACCTCGCGCAGTTCCACTTTCATACGCCGAGCGAAAATTTCATCGACGGCAAACCCTTCGCGGGCGAAATGCATCTGGTCCACAAGAGCACCTCGGGCAAGCTCGCCGTGGTCGGCGTGATGCTGGCGCCCGGCGACGAAAACTCGGCGCTTGAACGTGCTTGGCGCGTCGCGCCGGCCGAGGAAGGGCCCGAGCGATCGGTCAACAACGTCTATATCGATCCGACGGCGATGCTGCCGTCATCGCGCGCTTATTTTCACTGGAAGGGCTCGCTGACCACGCCGCCGTGCACCGAAGGTGTCGAGTGGTTCCTGATGGACAAACCCCTCGAAGTGTCGGCGTCGACATTGGGCGTCATGGAAAAGACCATGCACCACAACGCCCGGCCGACGCAGCCGCTCGGCTCGCGCACCGTGCTGCACGTGGGCGCGAAGAACTGA
- a CDS encoding methionine adenosyltransferase, whose protein sequence is MPSLDYLFTSESVTEGHPDKIADQISDSILDEILRQDSKGRVACETLVTTGLAVIAGEITTTGYVDMAAVVRKTIEEIGYDDSRKGFDFRTCAVVTSIDKQSPDISQGVTEGQGLHVEQGAGDQGMMFGFACDETPVLMPAPIHYAHLLSAGLSKARKDGRAAFFRPDGKSQVTVQYENGVPKRIHTIVIATQHDDDATHERIVEAVREEVVKKSLPAGLVDDKTIYHINATGRFVVGGPMGDCGLTGRKIIVDTYGGMGRHGGGAFSGKDPSKVDRSAAYMGRYIAKNVVAAGLASRVEIQLAYVIGVADPVSVYVDTFGTGKLPEEKIADLIRQVFPLKPAKIIAHLDLLKPRYRATAAYGHFGRTEDSFTWERTDKAAELKALAGK, encoded by the coding sequence ATGCCGAGCTTGGACTATCTTTTCACGTCCGAATCCGTGACCGAAGGCCACCCCGACAAGATCGCCGACCAGATCAGCGATTCGATCCTCGACGAGATTCTGCGTCAGGATTCCAAGGGCCGCGTGGCCTGCGAAACGCTCGTCACGACCGGTCTCGCGGTGATCGCCGGTGAGATCACGACGACCGGCTATGTGGACATGGCGGCGGTCGTGCGCAAGACGATCGAGGAGATCGGCTACGACGATTCGCGCAAGGGTTTCGACTTCCGCACCTGCGCGGTGGTGACCTCGATCGACAAGCAGAGCCCAGACATTTCCCAGGGCGTAACCGAGGGCCAGGGCCTGCACGTCGAGCAGGGCGCGGGCGACCAGGGCATGATGTTCGGCTTCGCGTGCGACGAAACGCCCGTGCTGATGCCCGCGCCGATCCACTACGCGCACCTGCTGTCCGCGGGCCTCTCGAAAGCGCGCAAGGACGGCCGCGCGGCGTTTTTCCGCCCCGACGGCAAGTCCCAGGTGACGGTGCAGTACGAAAACGGCGTGCCCAAACGCATCCACACCATCGTCATCGCCACGCAGCATGACGACGACGCGACCCACGAGCGGATCGTCGAGGCGGTGCGCGAAGAGGTGGTGAAAAAGTCGCTGCCCGCGGGCCTTGTCGACGACAAAACGATCTATCACATCAACGCCACCGGGCGGTTCGTCGTCGGCGGGCCGATGGGCGACTGCGGTCTCACGGGACGCAAGATCATCGTGGACACCTACGGCGGCATGGGCCGTCACGGCGGCGGCGCGTTTTCGGGCAAGGACCCGTCGAAGGTCGATCGCTCCGCGGCGTACATGGGCCGCTACATCGCCAAGAACGTCGTCGCGGCGGGGCTCGCGTCGCGCGTCGAGATCCAGCTTGCCTACGTGATCGGCGTTGCGGACCCGGTCAGCGTGTACGTCGACACCTTCGGCACCGGCAAGCTGCCCGAGGAAAAGATCGCCGATCTGATTCGGCAGGTCTTCCCGCTCAAGCCGGCGAAGATCATCGCGCACCTCGACCTGCTCAAACCGCGCTACCGCGCGACCGCCGCGTACGGCCACTTCGGACGCACCGAGGACAGCTTCACGTGGGAGCGCACGGACAAGGCCGCGGAACTCAAGGCGCTCGCGGGGAAATAG
- a CDS encoding adenosylhomocysteinase: protein MADYDVKDIALADEGKDNTEWAEQSMPVLRQIRARFKKDKPLAGLRVSACLHVTTETANLMLALAEGGADVALCASNPLSTQDYVSAYLAKYAGIRIYAIKGEDGPTYYKHLNQAIDLKPHVTMDDGADLVNVLHTERKSELASVRFGTEETTTGVIRLRAMAADGVLGYPIVAVNDAKTKHMFDNRYGTGQSTMDGFLRATNRLIAGSTFVISGYGWCGHGLASTARGLGANVVICEIDPLRALEAMMDGFRVMPIAEAAPLGDFFCTVTGDIHVIDLPAFEAMKDGAIVANSGHFNVELNLAKLAEVAVKRRIVRPFVEEFTLQSGKRIYVLAEGRLLNLASAEGHPSAVMDMSFANQALTLEWLYKGGDALEKKVYSVPKSIDEEVARLKLAAMGVHIDTLTAEQSDYLTRWDMGT, encoded by the coding sequence ATGGCCGACTACGACGTGAAGGATATCGCGCTCGCCGACGAGGGCAAAGACAACACCGAATGGGCCGAGCAGTCGATGCCCGTGCTGCGCCAGATCCGCGCGCGGTTTAAAAAGGACAAGCCCCTCGCGGGCCTGCGCGTCTCCGCGTGCCTGCACGTCACGACCGAGACGGCGAATCTGATGCTCGCCCTCGCCGAGGGCGGCGCGGATGTCGCCCTGTGCGCCAGCAATCCGCTGTCCACGCAGGACTACGTCTCCGCATACCTTGCAAAATATGCGGGCATCCGCATCTACGCGATCAAGGGCGAGGACGGCCCGACCTACTACAAACACCTGAATCAGGCGATCGACCTGAAGCCGCACGTGACAATGGATGACGGCGCGGATCTCGTGAACGTGCTGCACACCGAACGCAAGAGCGAACTGGCGTCGGTGCGTTTCGGCACCGAGGAAACGACGACGGGCGTGATTCGCCTGCGCGCGATGGCGGCCGACGGCGTGCTCGGCTACCCCATCGTCGCGGTCAACGACGCGAAAACCAAGCACATGTTCGACAACCGCTACGGCACCGGCCAGAGCACGATGGATGGCTTTCTGCGCGCGACGAACCGGCTGATCGCTGGCTCGACATTCGTCATCTCCGGCTACGGTTGGTGCGGGCACGGCCTCGCCAGCACGGCGCGCGGCCTGGGCGCCAATGTCGTCATCTGCGAGATCGATCCGCTGCGCGCGCTGGAAGCGATGATGGACGGATTCCGCGTCATGCCCATCGCCGAGGCCGCCCCTCTGGGCGATTTTTTCTGCACCGTCACCGGCGACATTCACGTCATCGATCTCCCGGCCTTCGAGGCGATGAAGGACGGCGCGATCGTGGCGAACTCCGGCCACTTCAACGTCGAACTCAACCTCGCGAAACTCGCCGAGGTCGCGGTGAAGCGGCGCATCGTGCGTCCCTTCGTCGAGGAATTCACGCTCCAGTCGGGCAAGCGCATTTACGTGCTCGCCGAGGGGCGGCTGCTCAACCTCGCTTCCGCCGAGGGTCACCCCAGCGCGGTGATGGACATGAGCTTCGCGAATCAGGCGCTCACCCTCGAATGGCTCTACAAGGGCGGCGACGCGCTCGAGAAGAAGGTCTACTCCGTGCCCAAGTCGATCGACGAAGAGGTCGCGCGACTCAAGCTCGCGGCGATGGGCGTGCACATCGACACGCTCACCGCGGAGCAGAGCGACTACCTGACGCGCTGGGACATGGGGACCTGA